A single region of the Sus scrofa isolate TJ Tabasco breed Duroc chromosome 17, Sscrofa11.1, whole genome shotgun sequence genome encodes:
- the L3MBTL1 gene encoding LOW QUALITY PROTEIN: lethal(3)malignant brain tumor-like protein 1 (The sequence of the model RefSeq protein was modified relative to this genomic sequence to represent the inferred CDS: inserted 1 base in 1 codon): protein MEGHAEMEMLRTLKGPSTGEVSVHLVARDSPGSGSHLPTTAFIIPASSATLGLPSSALDVTCFPREPIHVGAPERVAGSVPVTATILPQLSAGPAASPSTSTVRLLEWTEAAAPPSGSGLRGPVLESRSSDPLALQFRISEYASPNMVGAEQPPSPELRREGEAEYEDGEAPAGGGDAGPQQPADLPQAAPEDPPRDPPEDDGTCQCQACGPQQGAGPDPGSSNDGCPQLFQERSVIVENSSGQNNSCTSASELLKPMKKRKHRDYQSPSEEESEPEAMEKQEGGKDPEGQPTASTPESEEWNSSQSTSGEKKEGWSWEPYLEEQKAVTAPVSLFQDYQAVTHNKNGFRLGMKLEGIDPQHPSMYFILTVAEVCGYRLRLHFDGYSECHDFWINANSPDIHPAGWFEKTGHKLQPPKGYKEEEFSWSQYLRSTRAQAAPKHLFVSQSHSPPPLGFQVGMKLEAVDRMNPSLVCVASVTDVVDGRFLVHFDNWDDTYDYWCDPSSPYIHPVGWCQKQGKPLTPPQDYPDPDSFCWEKYLEETGASAVPAWAFKVRPPHSFLVNMKLEAVDRRNPALIRVASVEDVEDHRIKLHFDGWSHAYDFWIDADHPDIHPAGWCSKTGHPLQPPLRPREPSSPSPGGCPPLSYRSXPHTRTSKYSFHHRKCPTPGCDGSGHVTGKFTAHHCLSGCPLAERNQSRLKAELSDTEASARKRSLSGFSLRKKPRHHGRCGGQGCRASSPPGPGQALIPGPGAGPSLSRIGRPPKYQKIPQDDFPTLTADVMHPSLFMSALSAHPDRPLSVCWEQHCKLLPGVAGISASTVAKWTIDEVFGFVQTLTGCEDQARLFKDEMIDGEAFLLLTQADIVKIMSVKLGPALKIYNAILMFKNADDTLK from the exons ATGGAGGGGCATGCTGAAATGGAGATGCTGAGGACACTGAAGGGGCCCTCCACAGGAGAGGTCAGCGTGCACCTGGTGGCCAGAGACAGTCCAGGTTCCGGCTCTCACCTGCCCACTACTGCCTTCATCATTCCAG CGAGTTCGGCCACCCTTGGTCTGCCCAGCAGTGCCCTGGATGTGACGTGCTTTCCGCGAGAGCCGATCCATGTTGGCGCCCCAGAGCGAGTGGCCGGTAGCGTACCTGTCACTGCCACCATTCTGCCGCAGTTAAGCGCCGGGCCGGCGGCCAGCCCCAGCACCAGCACAGTGCGGCTCCTAGAGTGGACAGAGGCCGCGGCTCCGCCTTCTGGGAGTGGCTTGAGG GGGCCAGTACTGGAGTCGCGGTCCTCTGACCCTCTCGCGCTCCAGTTCCGGATAAGCGAGTATGCGTCTCCGAACATGGTGGGAGCAGAGCAGCCCCCGAGCCCCGAGCTGCGGCGGGAAGGCGAGGCCGAGTACGAAGATGGCGAGGCCCCGGCGGGAGGCGGTGATGCGGGCCCCCAACAGCCAG CGGACCTCCCCCAGGCCGCTCCAGAAGATCCCCCTCGGGACCCGCCAGAGGATGATGGCACCTGCCAATGCCAGGCGTGTGGGCCTCAGCAAGGCGCCGGTCCAGATCCTGGTTCCTCTAATGATGGCTGCCCCCAACTGTTTCAGGAGCG GTCAGTCATAGTGGAGAACTCCTCAGGCCAGAACAACTCCTGCACCAGTGCTTCTGAGCTCCTCAAACCCATGAAGAAGAGGAAACACAGGGACTATCAGAGCCCATCCGAGGAAGAGTCAGAGCCAGAGGCCATG GAGAAGCAAGAAGGAGGAAAGGATCCAGAGGGACAGCCCACCGCCAGCACCCCAGAAAGTGAGGAGTGGAACAGCAGCCAGTCCA CCTCAGGGGAGAAGAAGGAGGGCTGGTCGTGGGAACCCTATCTGGAGGAACAGAAGGCCGTCACTGCCCCTGTCAGCCTCTTCCAGGAC TACCAGGCGGTCACTCATAACAAGAATGGCTTCAGACTGGGCATGAAGTTAGAAGGCATCGACCCGCAGCACCCGTCCATGTACTTCATCCTCACCGTGGCCGAG GTGTGCGGCTACCGTCTGCGTCTACACTTTGATGGGTATTCCGAGTGCCACGACTTCTGGATCAATGCCAACTCCCCTGACATTCACCCCGCCGGCTGGTTCGAGAAGACAGGGCACAAGCTGCAGCCCCCCAAAG GTTACAAGGAGGAGGAGTTCAGCTGGAGCCAGTACCTGCGCAGCACAAGAGCTCAGGCTGCCCCCAAGCACCTGTTTGTGAGCCAGAGCCAC AGTCCCCCACCCCTGGGCTTCCAGGTGGGCATGAAGCTGGAGGCTGTGGACCGCATGAACCCATCCCTCGTCTGCGTGGCCAGTGTGACCGACGTGGTGGACGGCCGCTTCCTCGTGCACTTTGACAACTGGGATGACACTTATGACTACTG GTGTGATCCCAGCAGCCCCTACATCCACCCGGTGGGCTGGTGCCAGAAGCAAGGAAAGCCCCTCACCCCTCCACAAG ACTACCCAGACCCTGACAGCTTCTGTTGGGAGAAATATCTGGAAGAAACCGGGGCCTCTGCTGTGCCCGCCTGGGCCTTCAAGGTG CGACCCCCGCACAGCTTCCTGGTCAACATGAAGCTGGAGGCCGTGGACCGCAGGAACCCAGCCCTCATTCGTGTGGCCAGCGTGGAGGACGTGGAGGATCATCGGATAAAG CTCCACTTTGATGGCTGGAGTCACGCCTATGACTTCTGGATCGACGCCGACCACCCCGACATCCACCCCGCGGGCTGGTGCTCCAAGACAGGGCATCCCCTGCAGCCTCCTCTCC GACCCAGAGAGCCcagctctccctcccctggggGCTGTCCCCCTCTCAGCTATCGGA CCCCCCACACTAGGACCTCCAAGTACAGCTTTCACCACCG GAAGTGCCCCACTCCTGGCTGTGACGGCTCCGGCCACGTCACCGGCAAGTTCACAGCTCACCACTGCCTCTCGGGCTGCCCCCTGGCCGAGAGGAACCAGAGCCGGCTGAAGGCGGAGCTGTCGGACACGGAGGCCTCTGCCCGCAAGAGGAGCCTCTCGGGCTTCTCCCTAAGGAAGAAGCCTCGCCATCACGGCCGGTGCGGAGGGCAAGGCTGCAGGGCCTCCAGTCCTCCTGGGCCTGGCCAGGCCCTGATTCCTGGCCCCGGAGCCGGTCCTTCTCTCTCCAGGATCGGACGCCCTCCAAAGTATCAGAAGATCCCACAGGATGATTTCCCAA CCCTGACCGCCGACGTCATGCACCCGTCCCTCTTCATGTCGGCCCTGTCGGCCCACCCTGACCGCCCACTGTCCGTGTGTTGGGAGCAGCACTGCAAGCTCCTGCCGGGAGTGGCGGGCATCTCGGCCTCGACAGTCGCCAAGTGGACCATCGATGAG GTCTTCGGCTTCGTTCAGACCCTGACAGGTTGTGAGGACCAGGCGCGGCTCTTCAAAGATGAG ATGATTGACGGCGAGGCCTTCCTTTTGCTGACACAGGCGGACATTGTGAAGATCATGAGCGTCAAGCTGGGCCCAGCCTTGAAGATCTATAACGCCATTCTCATGTTCAAAAACGCCGACGACACCTTAAAGTGA